One part of the Arabidopsis thaliana chromosome 1 sequence genome encodes these proteins:
- a CDS encoding Protein kinase superfamily protein: MEILRKFKILGRSKSPIFAFTVTAGLALTAVTGSATAVSIFRDSPSNKIATAVEGVVRSSRAIYSITLTVADYKYTLRRLPADSDEYLQRLTEVHSRSAKRILKLCESNKGFYVKAGQFVATLKLVPKEYSLALSSLQDKAVPCNFQEIKQVLTSNLGQNLTEIYLSFDEEPIAAASIAQVHHAVLKNHQEVAVKVQYPGLKQNMMLDTMIMSFLSKSVAKIFPEYRFDWLVYEFVKSISQELDFLQEAKNSERIAKNFKHNKMITIPTVFSEFTTTQVLTMQFCKGFKVDDVESLKRTNVSPEKVAKVLVEVFAEMIFVHGFIHGDPHPGNILVSPEGQNGFSLVLLDHGNCKTLDEAFRRDFCRLWEALILLDSNKIQELGKQFGVGKYAKFFPVIFTGRTSESKSGLGKGMSIQERQKLKQELKLLRLEDVTTFMGSLPPDFLTVLRTEYNPRSSVI; encoded by the exons ATGGAGATTCTCCgcaaattcaaaattctcGGGAGATCCAAGTCTCCGATCTTTGCTTTCACAGTCACCGCCGGCCTAGCTCTAACCGCCGTCACTGGCAGCGCCACCGCCGTGTCCATCTTCCGAGACTCACCTTCCAATAAAATAGCGACGGCTGTAGAAGGCGTCGTCCGTTCTTCTCGCGCTATCTACTCC ATCACTCTCACTGTCGCTGATTACAAGTATACTTTGCGTAGATTACCAGCAGATTCCGATGAGTATCTTCAGAGATTAACAGAG GTTCATTCACGGTCTGCTAAACGAATTCTTAAACTGTGTGAAAGTAATAAAGGTTTCTATGTGAAAGCTGGTCAGTTTGTGGCTACGTTGAAGCTCGTTCCGAAAGAGTACTCGTTGGCTCTTTCCTCGTTGCAGGACAAG GCAGTTCCTTGTAACTTTCAAGAAATAAAGCAAGTTCTGACAAGTAACTTGGGTCAAAATCTCACAGAGAT atatttatcttttgatgAGGAACCAATTGCGGCAGCATCTATTGCTCAAGTACATCATGCTGTATTGAAGAACCACCAGGAAGTAGCAGTAAAG GTGCAATACCCTGGATTGAAGCAGAACATGATGTTAGATACAATGATAATGTCATTCCTTTCAAAATCAGTCGCAAAG ATATTTCCAGAATACAGATTTGATTGGCTAGTTTATGAATTCGTAAAGTCAATTTCCCAGGAACTTG ATTTTCTACAGGAGGCAAAAAATTCAGAGAGAATTGCCAAAAACttcaaacataacaaaatgatTACAATTCCTACAGTGTTTTCG GAGTTCACAACCACTCAAGTGCTGACAATGCAGTTTTGCAAGGGTTTCAAG GTTGACGATGTGGAATCCCTCAAAAGGACTAATGTAAGTCCAGAAAAG GTTGCTAAAGTATTGGTTGAAGTGTTTGCTGAAATGATATTTGTTCACGGGTTCATACATGGCGATCCGCATCCTGGAAATATACTAGTTTCTCCTGAAGGCCAGAATGGCTTCTCTCTAG TTCTGCTAGACCATGGGAACTGTAAAACATTGGATGAAGCATTTAGGCGGGACTTTTGTCGGTTGTGGGAAGCTTTGATTCTTCTAGACTCGAACAAGATACAAGAATTAGGGAAACAGTTTGGGGTTGGAAAATATGCCAAATTCTTCCCCGTCATTTTCACCGGAAGAACTAGTGAAAG CAAATCAGGACTGGGAAAAGGAATGTCTATACAAGAGAGGCAAAAACTGAAACAGGAGCTCAAACTTCTGAGATTGGAAGACGTAACAACTTTCATGGGGTCTCTTCCACCTGACTTTCTAACCGTTCTGCGAACAGAGTACAATCCTCGATCCTCGGTTATTTAG
- a CDS encoding Protein kinase superfamily protein (Protein kinase superfamily protein; CONTAINS InterPro DOMAIN/s: ABC-1 (InterPro:IPR004147), Protein kinase-like domain (InterPro:IPR011009); BEST Arabidopsis thaliana protein match is: ABC2 homolog 9 (TAIR:AT2G40090.1); Has 9535 Blast hits to 9504 proteins in 1790 species: Archae - 124; Bacteria - 4369; Metazoa - 419; Fungi - 493; Plants - 742; Viruses - 14; Other Eukaryotes - 3374 (source: NCBI BLink).): MEILRKFKILGRSKSPIFAFTVTAGLALTAVTGSATAVSIFRDSPSNKIATAVEGVVRSSRAIYSITLTVADYKYTLRRLPADSDEYLQRLTEVHSRSAKRILKLCESNKGFYVKAGQFVATLKLVPKEYSLALSSLQDKAVPCNFQEIKQVLTSNLGQNLTEIYLSFDEEPIAAASIAQVHHAVLKNHQEVAVKVQYPGLKQNMMLDTMIMSFLSKSVAKIFPEYRFDWLVYEFVKSISQELDFLQEAKNSERIAKNFKHNKMITIPTVFSEFTTTQVLTMQFCKGFKVDDVESLKRTNVSPEKVAKVLVEVFAEMIFVHGFIHGDPHPGNILVSPEGQNGFSLVLLDHGNCKTLDEAFRRDFCRLWEALILLDSNKIQELGKQFGVGKYAKFFPVIFTGRTSESKSGLGKGMSIQERQKLKQELKLLRLEDVTTFMGSLPPDFLTVLRTDGLIRSITLKLGAPQRVRLLAYAKYAVYGLGYKPTSEPDFVEKSVISRSVMLMSYLRLRLILELMELFQGMKKLKHTIYGFYGQLVGGITNSVKRITCSV; the protein is encoded by the exons ATGGAGATTCTCCgcaaattcaaaattctcGGGAGATCCAAGTCTCCGATCTTTGCTTTCACAGTCACCGCCGGCCTAGCTCTAACCGCCGTCACTGGCAGCGCCACCGCCGTGTCCATCTTCCGAGACTCACCTTCCAATAAAATAGCGACGGCTGTAGAAGGCGTCGTCCGTTCTTCTCGCGCTATCTACTCC ATCACTCTCACTGTCGCTGATTACAAGTATACTTTGCGTAGATTACCAGCAGATTCCGATGAGTATCTTCAGAGATTAACAGAG GTTCATTCACGGTCTGCTAAACGAATTCTTAAACTGTGTGAAAGTAATAAAGGTTTCTATGTGAAAGCTGGTCAGTTTGTGGCTACGTTGAAGCTCGTTCCGAAAGAGTACTCGTTGGCTCTTTCCTCGTTGCAGGACAAG GCAGTTCCTTGTAACTTTCAAGAAATAAAGCAAGTTCTGACAAGTAACTTGGGTCAAAATCTCACAGAGAT atatttatcttttgatgAGGAACCAATTGCGGCAGCATCTATTGCTCAAGTACATCATGCTGTATTGAAGAACCACCAGGAAGTAGCAGTAAAG GTGCAATACCCTGGATTGAAGCAGAACATGATGTTAGATACAATGATAATGTCATTCCTTTCAAAATCAGTCGCAAAG ATATTTCCAGAATACAGATTTGATTGGCTAGTTTATGAATTCGTAAAGTCAATTTCCCAGGAACTTG ATTTTCTACAGGAGGCAAAAAATTCAGAGAGAATTGCCAAAAACttcaaacataacaaaatgatTACAATTCCTACAGTGTTTTCG GAGTTCACAACCACTCAAGTGCTGACAATGCAGTTTTGCAAGGGTTTCAAG GTTGACGATGTGGAATCCCTCAAAAGGACTAATGTAAGTCCAGAAAAG GTTGCTAAAGTATTGGTTGAAGTGTTTGCTGAAATGATATTTGTTCACGGGTTCATACATGGCGATCCGCATCCTGGAAATATACTAGTTTCTCCTGAAGGCCAGAATGGCTTCTCTCTAG TTCTGCTAGACCATGGGAACTGTAAAACATTGGATGAAGCATTTAGGCGGGACTTTTGTCGGTTGTGGGAAGCTTTGATTCTTCTAGACTCGAACAAGATACAAGAATTAGGGAAACAGTTTGGGGTTGGAAAATATGCCAAATTCTTCCCCGTCATTTTCACCGGAAGAACTAGTGAAAG CAAATCAGGACTGGGAAAAGGAATGTCTATACAAGAGAGGCAAAAACTGAAACAGGAGCTCAAACTTCTGAGATTGGAAGACGTAACAACTTTCATGGGGTCTCTTCCACCTGACTTTCTAACCGTTCTGCGAACAGA TGGACTCATACGGTCAATCACTCTAAAGTTAGGTGCTCCACAACGGGTGAGACTACTCGCTTATGCGAAATATGCGGTATACGGGCTTGGCTACAAACCAACTTCTGAACCAG ATTTTGTTGAGAAGTCGGTAATCTCCAGATCTGTAATGTTAATGAGTTACCTTCGGTTACGTCTTATTCTAG aATTGATGGAACTCTTTCAAGGaatgaagaagctaaaacaTACCATATACGGTTTCTATGGGCAACTCGTTGGCGGTATCACAAATAGTGTAAAGCGAATTACATGCAGCGtatga